GTAAAACTTTGTCCCCGGCAACGGATAGGAGACCGAAATGCCAATTTCATCGGGCATAAGTTGTAATACCATATCAATCGTCTGCCTGATATCTTCTTTATTTTCTCCAAGATAGCCAAACTGAAGAAAAAATCCCACCCGTATCCCTTTGCTTCCCAATAGTTTTCTCGCTTCAAAAATCTGGGTTACCTGGGTGCCTTTGTCCATGGCATCCAGAATTTTTTGGGAACCCGATTCTGCACCTACCCATACCGTGTCAAGCCCAGATTCTGCCAATGCGTCAATCGTATCCTCCTGAAGTAAAAGATCCACTCTCGACTGGATTTTGTAATTAAAATTTAGCGCTCTTCGCTTTACTTCGTCTCTGAATGCCTGCACCCATCCGGGTTTCAGGCCGAAGATATCATCACACATCCAGAAATAATTTACCCCAAAGCGTTTGATCAGCATCTCGATTTCGTCTGTGACTTTTTCCGGAGAACGGGAGTGATAACGGTTGCCGTAGATGGGTTTTGCACACCAGTTGCATTTAAATGGACACCCGCGGGTGGTGGCAATATTGAGGGCAAAATGACCATGTGCTTTCTCCCAGATTTTGCGGTAGGGCGCAATGTCGATGAGATCCCAGGCAGCCTGTGGCAAACTGTCAAGGTCGCGAAGCACGGGTCTTTTGGGATTTGCGATCACTTCTTTGCCATCTGAAAAGACAATTCCCGCAATTGAAGACACGGGTACAGCTTTTTTCTCCAACCCGTCTATCAATTCCTGAAGCGTGATTTCTCCTTCTCCCATGATCACATAGTCCGCTCCTTTTGAAAGATATTTTTCATAATGATCAGTAGAATCAGAGCTGGAAATAATGACGGTACATCCATGCGTTTTTCCATATTCGGCCAGACGAAAAGCAGCTTCGCGCATGACAGTCAGGCACATTTTGGTCAGGTAGTTAAATCCATCGTCGTAGATCACCAGGTAATCTGGTTTTTCAGATTCCAGAACAGGTAGAATGTTTTCAGGGCCACTGGAGAGATGACTGTCGAAAAGGGCAACTTCGTAGCCGGCTTCCCGCATGACCGCAGCAGCATATATCGTACCCAGAGGAGGATAAGGTTGCGCAGTTTTCCATTGTTTGGGGTCAAACCGGTAGAAATAGGAAGGCGTTAGTAAAATTTTTGCCATAGCTTCAGTTGAGTTCGATTCCGTGTTTCTCTTCAAAATCGCTAATTCGTTTTTTCAGGCCATCCAACACCTTTTTTTGGAAGTTTTGTGGATGGTGTTTAGAAACATAAGTGCGCGATTTTAGGGCAACATCTATTTCTTTCCTATCCATAAAATCAAACTTTCGGTTCCAGTAGGTAACGGTTTTTTTCATAAAAAACCGGTCCAGCCACTCTCCGGCTTTTCCTCCGAGCAAAATTTCGCCCAGCCGTTTGAGCAGCCCGCTTTTCGACCCGGGAATATCCGGACTGAACCGGGATGGGAACTGGGGGAAATACTTCTTTGTCCAGCTATTGGCTTCCACAAAAGGCTGATAATATTCTTTGCCGTAAGTGGGAATCAAATGCACGATTTCTGTAGCGGTAAACTGGTTTTGCTCCTCAATCACAAGATGTTCTGTGTCTATAAAGTAGTTGACACAGAAGTATTTATGGGAATTTAAGAGGAAGATTTTTTTGAAAAGCACGAGCAGCGTTCTGGCTATCCATAGCCGGCGTGGTTCGGTGATGATAAAGTAGTCTATGTCTGACTCTTCGGTCATAAAATATTTGGAAATAGAACCCGACAAAAAAACGGCTCTTACAAAAGGAAATGCGCCAATCCATTGTGAAATATGGCGGGCTTGCGGCAGTTTTTTCTCTGCAAGAAGATTTCCGCTAACCCGGCGTTCATGATACGAATGATCTGGGTCTATACCCCAGAAATCTCCTTTTTGGAATATGTATCCGTTTTTGCTCAGTTTTTCCACGATGCGCTGACATTCGTTGAGTGGCAGGCCCTTTATCCGTGAACAGTTGTGAATTTCTGCGACAGTTAGCGGATAGGAAAATAGATCAAAGTAGAGCATCGTTTTCAGCAGATCCCGTTCCTGATGAGTAAGTTTCTCTGATATGTGTGTTTGCATTGACTTAATGATTAAGGGCTAACGGATGTCTGCGTATTCTTGAAGCAATTGGGTAAATGGCTGCTGTCGGAAAATAGATTCCCTGAAAACATGATGATAGTTGGGTTTTGTCTGTGTCGTGTCTGCCAGCCAGAGAGCCAGCGGTGCGAGTTCTGGCGCAGTGGATATTTGTTCTATTTCTATTTGAATAATTTTTTCAATTGCCTCGTCATAGGCGATATCATTCCTCCGGGGATCTGCTTTGCGAAGGGTAGTGATGGCATCCTGATATCGGCCATTTTCGAGATAAAAATTTGTGAGTTTTATTAGTACCTGACTGTTAAACGGGGCAATTTCGAGAGATTTTTTAAAGAAAACTTCGGCCTGCTCCTTTTGTCCGGAAAGTTTGTAACACTGGGCCAGTCCTGCAATAACCTCGGGATTATAAGGGTGCACCGCCAACGCGCGCTGATATTCCGAACAACCATATTTAGGCTGAAATTTCAGCATATAGATGGATCCTGTATAAAGTTGAATGGGGGTACCTGTACGATCCAGTGGCAGGAAACGCAGATTTACCTGGTGGAGTTCCTTCAAAGCGGGATCCCATTGTTGTTTTTGTTCGAATTGAATAGCTTTAAAGATATGTTGTTCCCCGGCAAACCGCTCCAAACCTACGTATAAACCTGCGATTAAAATACCAGTCAGAAAAATCACAACCAAACCAGAAATCAGCTTTTTTTGATTTTTGATTTGCGCACTGCCTGTTTGGGAGAGAAAAGGCAGAAGCGTAATGGCCAGGATTACGGTGTGTTCGATACGTTCTCGGGGAAAACTCACACACGCGATGAGCATATAGGCAAACAGGCCAAAACCAGCCATCAGATAATGCAGGGAGTCATCGGGGTGGGTTATTAATATTCGTATCAACTGCCAGATCAGGAGAAGGAAAAAAGCCGCATAAGCCAGAAAGCCCGGCAACCCATTTTCAGCAAGGATCCAAAGGAAATCGTTGTGGGGGCGTACAAAATGAAATCCGCCAGCAGCTGATTTCATGCCTGTTGTACCCAGCCGTAGCACTTCCGTTTTCCAGCTTCCGGTTCCGTGGCCGGTAAAAGGTTTTTCCATAAACAGACTAAAACTCCTTTTCCAAAGTCCCAGCCGGTCTTCGGTAGACTGGTGAGAAACATCGGCAATAGAGGTTACCTGTTTCACCAGGGTTTCCGATGTATCGACTTGTGAATAGAAATAAATGGTCCCTGACGCCAAAATGCCCGCAATTAATCCGCCTCTCAGCAGAAATCTGCGATTTATCCGGAAGGTTAAATTTTTGTTGAGGATAAAAAAATAAAGCAGAATGGTTACCGCCGTTGCACCGAAAAAAGCTACCCACACGCCCCGGGATAATAGCAGCAGGATAAATATCAGACTGACCAGAAGGGCAGTTGCCGAAAAGATTTTCCAGAAGCCCGATTGGCGCAAAGTCCCATAAAAATTTATCGGCAAAAGGAGCAGCAGGCATTCTGCAAACGTATTTTTATGCCCGAATACAGAAGAAACCAGATAGCTGGTATTGTGGGAGGCTCCAAATGCGCGAATCATGGTCATATACTGGTTGACACCCGCAGCGAGAATAATCAGGGTGAAAATGCTGATCCATTTGTCAACCCTGGCAGAATCAGGCAACCAGGAGGCAAGGATCAGAAAATAAACAAAAAGCAGAAGGGCGACACTCCATTCAAAAAAACCATCGGCAGGATTGATGGTGTACAAAAGACTGATAGCAGAGATCATCAGGTAAAAAGCGTAGGCCCAAAGCCAGGGGTTGGAGGCCAGGATTTTTGTGATTTTCTGGCCCCGGTCTTTAATGAAACTCGCTACTAGAAAACCTGCGGCCACGAAATTTATTCCCAGAAACTTGGGTAAAAGCGTCGGGTCCATCAGGTGATCAGAATAAGCAAATAATAAGATGGCCAGGCCGGCACCCAGTGGAAGAAACAAAGACCATTTGACAACGTTATCCAGCCAGAATTTCATTTGATTTTCCCAAAATATTCACTATATTATACAATTCGGTTGTGTTTTGCCCCCTGTTCGTTGAAGTATTTTACTCCTTTTGCTTCCTCAGTGAACCCTGGTTTCCCTGGACACGTTCCCGCAGAATGAATTAACCTAAAACCAATTGCTATGAAAAATACCCTCCGTAGCCTGATCGCAGTTGGGTTGGTTCTCGCTATCTCCCTTTTGGTGGGTTGTAGCAGCAGAACTTCAGAAGCGCTGAAAAAAACCCAATCCCCCTCTGATCCCCTGATGACCGAAGCAAAAATCAGTAAACAACTTATCGAACAACAGACAGACAAGAGCTTGTTGGTCATGCCTGTAACCACTGATTCAGACCGGGCATTAAGCCGGTTTGAGATGGCGCGAAAATACAGACATGACTTTACCAACCTTTCGCAATCATTCGAATTATTGAAACAGGCCATTGCGCTCGATCCGGAATTTGCGCTGGCATGGGTGTATCTTTCGATGCACTATGGCACGATGGGCAATACAGATGGGGAGAAAAACGCCATGGAGCAGGCGCAGAAATACGCCGGTAAAGTTTCCAAAGGAGAGCGAATGTTTATTGCGGCAATGATGCAGGGCCCTTCATCTGCGGAAATCTGGCAGTCGCTTGAACAAATGTATCCTGACGATAAGTACATTCATTTGATATTGGGATATATTTATAAAAACAGCTTGCATGATTATGTGGCTGCCTTAGGGCAATTTCAGAAATCGCTGGCACTTGATGGCACTTTAGGTAACGCTTACAACATGATCGGCTATACTTATATAGCGATGGATCAGTACGTCAAGGCTGAGGAAGCGTTCAAAACCTATATGGAGCTATTTCCCGCTTCCGGCAACCCCTATGACTCTATGGGCGATCTGTATCTCAAGTTGGGGCGTTATGATGAGGCCATTTCGCTATTCGAAAAGGCCTGTTCTGTAGAGCCTGCTTTTACCTGGTCGGCAGAAAAAGCCCATCAGGCAAGAGAATTGCGAGATAAAGGTGCCAACAGATAGGGAAAAATGAAGGATTGAAAAAAAACACAACACGGTGAAAATCAGACCGGCCAATACATTTTTTGTGTTTGCCGGTTTATTCTTTTGTCAAAGAATTATCACGGGAATATGAATAATTTTCAATTTTGGGAAATAGTCTTAACTTTGCTCCGTCAGAAATTGACCTAAAAACTACAAAAACTAAGATCTTGGACGTATTTGATAAGATAGACCGAATGATGTCGACGGACTTGGGACAGTACGCCGACAGTTGGCATGGGTATCTTGCTTACCCTAAGCTGGAAGGAGAAATCGGACCACGTATGCGGTATATGGGACAGGAACTACTGGTTTGGTCCCTCAATAGCTACCTGGGACTGGCCAACCACCCCGAGGTTCGCAAAGCGGATGCTGATGCTGCCGCTGAGTATGGGCTTGCTTATCCTATGGGCTCACGAATGCTCACCGGAAATAGCGACAATCACGAAAAGTTTGAGAGAGAAGTTGCCGGGTTTATGCAAAAAGAAGATGCATTTCTCCTGAACTTCGGGTATCAGGGCTGTGTATCGATTGTTCAGTCATTGACAGATCGCCGGGATGTTATCGTTTATGATCAGTTGTCTCATGCCTGTATCCTTGATGGTATGAGCATGTCTCTGGCCAAACGATTTGTTTTCGCCCACAATGACATGGCACAACTCGAGGACAGACTCAATAAAGCCAAAAAGATTGTTGAAAAAACCGGAGGTGGAATTCTGATTATCACCGAAGGGGTATTTGGCATGAAAGGCGATATGGGTAAGCTGGACGAAGTTGCTGCGCTAAAAGAGAAGTATAATGCACGACTTTTTGTCGATGATGCGCACGGATTTGGGGTCATGGGCGCTACCGGAATCGGTACAGGTGAACATTTTGGTGTTCAGGATAAAATAGATGTGCTGTTTAATACGTTTGCTAAGTCTATGGCTGGTTTCGGAGCATTTGTTTGCGGAGATAAAAAAGTTATTAACTATCTTCGGTACAATATGCGGAGCCAGATTTATGCAAAGTCTCTCTGTATGCCTATGACTATCGGAGCAATCAAACGTCTGGAACTTCTTCGCACCCAACCGGAACTGAGAACAAAACTCTGGACGATTGTAAACCGACTTCAAAATGGTCTTAGAGAGCGTGGTTTTGATATAGGACCTACACAATCTCCAGTTACACCCGTATATTTGAAGGGTTCGGACAGAGAGGCGATTGGAATTGTTTCAGATATCCGTTTCAACCACAAAATATTCTGTTCACCTGTTACCTATCCCGTAGTGGAAAGAGGGGTGATTATGCTTAGGCTAATACCTACCGCAGCGCATTCCGAGGCGGATGTAGACTATACCCTCAACGCTTTTGAGGCAGTAAGAGCGAATATTGAGGCTGGTGTGTATCTAAATTCGGAATTGCCTGTAATAAAAATGTAGTTTATTTGGCGAAAAATAGGATTTTTTTTTAATTGCTTGTAACAACAAATAGTAAAGAAAATGGAAAAATACGCAAAACTAAAAAGCCTGGTCATTAGTATTGAGGATGATTTCTCAAAGTTCTACGATAAAGGCAACAAAGCTGCCGGAACTCGTGCAAGAAAAGCTATGCAGGACATCAAAGTACTCGCTCAGGATATCAGAAAAGAAATTCAGGACATGAAATAAGCCTGATACTCTTTAAAAAGAAAACGGGTTGATCCATTGGGTCAACCCGTTTTTTGTTTTAGCCTGGTCGCCTGACCATCTAATATGCATTTATCGTTTATCGCGTGGCAGCCAGCTGGCCTTGAATCGCTTCCCGCAATGCTGCGGTTCCTTCCACCAAAGGCAACCGCACGGTTGGGCTGCAAATGCCCAGCATTTCCATCAGCACTTTGATCCCTACGGGATTTCCTTCGCGGAAAATTAGCTGCATAAACGGAAATATTCTGTAGTGTATTTCTCTCGCCTCCTCATATTTTCCTGCCAGTGCAGCGCGGATCATATCGCTGAATTCCAGCGGCAAGGCATTGGCAATCACGGAGATTGTACCTTCAGCCCCCAGGCTGATCATCGGTATGCTGATCGAATCGTCGCCCGACAATACCTGAAAACCGGCGGGTCTTTCCCGCAATATCTCCATAAACTGCTCAAAATTGCCGGAGGCCTCCTTCACAGCTACGATATTGCTGCAATCATGGGCCAGACGCAGGGTAGTGGGAGCCAGCACGTTTGAACTGGTACGACCCGGTACATTATAGAGAATGACCGGCAGATCCGTGCTTCCAGCCACAGCTTTATAATGCTGATATATCCCCTCTTGCGAGGGTTTGTTGTAGTAAGGACTTACAGAAAGGATGCCTGCCGGACGGTATTTTTCGGTATAATATTCAACCTGTTTACAGATTTCGGCAGTGTTATTTCCTCCGGAACCCAGAACGAGCGGTATGCGATTGTCGGTTTCCTCGAAAAATATGTCTATTACCCGCTTTTTCTCCTCAGAGGAGAGGGTGGCGGATTCACCTGTTGTGCCAAGCACAACCAGATATTCAACTTTGCCATCGATCAAATGGTTGATCGTTTTGCGCAATGCGTACGTATCCAGGGTATAGTCACTGGAAAAGGGAGTGACAACTGCCACTCCGGTGCCGGAGAATTGTTGCATTTGTTTAGATTAGCCTTGTACCTTTACCTTTTTACCGTTGTCAATCATATTGAGGAAATAATCAAACTCCTTGATCACAGCCTTAATATCTCTTTCGTCTTCACGGTCGATCATTAATTCATAACAACTTTCAAATCCTTCCCGATGTACACCCGTACGGGTTTTGGCTTTGGCCATACCGCAGATATATTTGGAAGTCATCCGGCTAGAAAAGTCAAAATCCATCAGGATGTCGAGATCGTATTTCCTGATCTGATTTTCAATACCGGGGGTAGGGTAGTCCAGCCAGTTGAGTTTGGCAGGGTTGATAAAAATGGACTCAACTGAATTGGTAAAATAGGGCTCTGATTTTTTGTTGAAGTTCAACTCAATCACCAGCAATCGTTTATGTCTTTTCTGAAGCGCTTCGACATAGTTGTTGACCAACTTAAGCTCTTCCTGAGAAAGTGCATTCATATTGATAATCACACCAATATTTTTGGCGCTTTCAATATCCACAAAATCACGCAGGTATTCTTCCGACCGGTCGAGATTGCGAATCCGTCGTTTACTGAATTTTTCTTTTATGTCGTTTAACCACTCCATTAGATCATATTCAAAAATTCATCCTCAGAGATGACTGTAACATTCAACTGTTGGGCTTTTGAGAGTTTGGAAGGCCCCGCACTTTCGCCCGCGAGCAGATAAGTCGTTTTGCTTGACAGGGCACTTTTTACTTCTCCACCAAGGTCTTCAATCATCTGTTTGATCTCTTCCCGGCTACGGGATGAAAATACGCCTGAAATTACAAAACTTTTCCCATTTAACTTGTTCGATAGACCGGTTTTTTCTGCCGTTTCAAGCTGCAATCCTGACTGTTGAAGCCGGAGGATTATTTCTTTGTTCTCCGGATTCTGAAAAAACGCTACCACACTCTCTGCAATCCTCTCTCCAATATCTGGTACCGCAGCCAGTCTTTCAAAATCTGCCGATGCAAGTTCGTTAATACTACTGAAATACCGTGCCAGTTTTTTTGCTACGGTTTCTCCTACATAACGAATACCGAGACCAAACAATACTTTCGGAAATGGTATTTCTTTGCTGGCTTCGATTCCCGCAAGCAGGTTGCGTACCGATAGATCTGCAAACCGGTCCAGCGCGATAAGTTTTTCGTAGGTCAGGTCATACAAATCGGCATAATTGCGGATCAGACCTGCATCTGTCAACTGGTTGACGATCTCTATTCCGAGTCCGTCGATATTCATCGCCTTCCGACTGGCAAAATGGACGATTTTTCCTTTAATCATCGGCGGACAACCGGACTCGTTGGGGCAATAGTGGTTGGCATCTCCTTCGGTTCGCACCAACGGGGTTCCGCATTCCGGACAGTCGGCTACAAAGACGATGGGTTTTGCCCCCGGCGCCCTTTTCTCTAACGCCACGGCCGTAATTTTGGGAATGATTTCTCCGCCTTTTTCTACATGCACATAGTCTCCTTCATGCAGATCCAGTCTTTCGATTTCGTCTGCATTGTGAATGGATGCGCGTTTGACGGTAGTGCCGGCCAGCCATACAGGTTCAAGATTGGCTACCGGGGTTACTTTTCCGGTACGACCTACCTGAAAGGATA
The Bacteroidia bacterium DNA segment above includes these coding regions:
- a CDS encoding radical SAM protein → MAKILLTPSYFYRFDPKQWKTAQPYPPLGTIYAAAVMREAGYEVALFDSHLSSGPENILPVLESEKPDYLVIYDDGFNYLTKMCLTVMREAAFRLAEYGKTHGCTVIISSSDSTDHYEKYLSKGADYVIMGEGEITLQELIDGLEKKAVPVSSIAGIVFSDGKEVIANPKRPVLRDLDSLPQAAWDLIDIAPYRKIWEKAHGHFALNIATTRGCPFKCNWCAKPIYGNRYHSRSPEKVTDEIEMLIKRFGVNYFWMCDDIFGLKPGWVQAFRDEVKRRALNFNYKIQSRVDLLLQEDTIDALAESGLDTVWVGAESGSQKILDAMDKGTQVTQIFEARKLLGSKGIRVGFFLQFGYLGENKEDIRQTIDMVLQLMPDEIGISVSYPLPGTKFYEKVKSHLGKKANWEDSDDLAMMFHSTYSPVYYKRLHRYVHKVYRRKQGIESLKKVFWEPGKAKSQQIRAALSTLYYIPTSVLDKIQLNKLERMGEASKN
- a CDS encoding nucleotidyltransferase domain-containing protein gives rise to the protein MQTHISEKLTHQERDLLKTMLYFDLFSYPLTVAEIHNCSRIKGLPLNECQRIVEKLSKNGYIFQKGDFWGIDPDHSYHERRVSGNLLAEKKLPQARHISQWIGAFPFVRAVFLSGSISKYFMTEESDIDYFIITEPRRLWIARTLLVLFKKIFLLNSHKYFCVNYFIDTEHLVIEEQNQFTATEIVHLIPTYGKEYYQPFVEANSWTKKYFPQFPSRFSPDIPGSKSGLLKRLGEILLGGKAGEWLDRFFMKKTVTYWNRKFDFMDRKEIDVALKSRTYVSKHHPQNFQKKVLDGLKKRISDFEEKHGIELN
- a CDS encoding O-antigen ligase family protein is translated as MKFWLDNVVKWSLFLPLGAGLAILLFAYSDHLMDPTLLPKFLGINFVAAGFLVASFIKDRGQKITKILASNPWLWAYAFYLMISAISLLYTINPADGFFEWSVALLLFVYFLILASWLPDSARVDKWISIFTLIILAAGVNQYMTMIRAFGASHNTSYLVSSVFGHKNTFAECLLLLLPINFYGTLRQSGFWKIFSATALLVSLIFILLLLSRGVWVAFFGATAVTILLYFFILNKNLTFRINRRFLLRGGLIAGILASGTIYFYSQVDTSETLVKQVTSIADVSHQSTEDRLGLWKRSFSLFMEKPFTGHGTGSWKTEVLRLGTTGMKSAAGGFHFVRPHNDFLWILAENGLPGFLAYAAFFLLLIWQLIRILITHPDDSLHYLMAGFGLFAYMLIACVSFPRERIEHTVILAITLLPFLSQTGSAQIKNQKKLISGLVVIFLTGILIAGLYVGLERFAGEQHIFKAIQFEQKQQWDPALKELHQVNLRFLPLDRTGTPIQLYTGSIYMLKFQPKYGCSEYQRALAVHPYNPEVIAGLAQCYKLSGQKEQAEVFFKKSLEIAPFNSQVLIKLTNFYLENGRYQDAITTLRKADPRRNDIAYDEAIEKIIQIEIEQISTAPELAPLALWLADTTQTKPNYHHVFRESIFRQQPFTQLLQEYADIR
- a CDS encoding tetratricopeptide repeat protein, with translation MKNTLRSLIAVGLVLAISLLVGCSSRTSEALKKTQSPSDPLMTEAKISKQLIEQQTDKSLLVMPVTTDSDRALSRFEMARKYRHDFTNLSQSFELLKQAIALDPEFALAWVYLSMHYGTMGNTDGEKNAMEQAQKYAGKVSKGERMFIAAMMQGPSSAEIWQSLEQMYPDDKYIHLILGYIYKNSLHDYVAALGQFQKSLALDGTLGNAYNMIGYTYIAMDQYVKAEEAFKTYMELFPASGNPYDSMGDLYLKLGRYDEAISLFEKACSVEPAFTWSAEKAHQARELRDKGANR
- a CDS encoding pyridoxal phosphate-dependent aminotransferase family protein, with protein sequence MMSTDLGQYADSWHGYLAYPKLEGEIGPRMRYMGQELLVWSLNSYLGLANHPEVRKADADAAAEYGLAYPMGSRMLTGNSDNHEKFEREVAGFMQKEDAFLLNFGYQGCVSIVQSLTDRRDVIVYDQLSHACILDGMSMSLAKRFVFAHNDMAQLEDRLNKAKKIVEKTGGGILIITEGVFGMKGDMGKLDEVAALKEKYNARLFVDDAHGFGVMGATGIGTGEHFGVQDKIDVLFNTFAKSMAGFGAFVCGDKKVINYLRYNMRSQIYAKSLCMPMTIGAIKRLELLRTQPELRTKLWTIVNRLQNGLRERGFDIGPTQSPVTPVYLKGSDREAIGIVSDIRFNHKIFCSPVTYPVVERGVIMLRLIPTAAHSEADVDYTLNAFEAVRANIEAGVYLNSELPVIKM
- a CDS encoding histone H1, coding for MEKYAKLKSLVISIEDDFSKFYDKGNKAAGTRARKAMQDIKVLAQDIRKEIQDMK
- the dapA gene encoding 4-hydroxy-tetrahydrodipicolinate synthase codes for the protein MQQFSGTGVAVVTPFSSDYTLDTYALRKTINHLIDGKVEYLVVLGTTGESATLSSEEKKRVIDIFFEETDNRIPLVLGSGGNNTAEICKQVEYYTEKYRPAGILSVSPYYNKPSQEGIYQHYKAVAGSTDLPVILYNVPGRTSSNVLAPTTLRLAHDCSNIVAVKEASGNFEQFMEILRERPAGFQVLSGDDSISIPMISLGAEGTISVIANALPLEFSDMIRAALAGKYEEAREIHYRIFPFMQLIFREGNPVGIKVLMEMLGICSPTVRLPLVEGTAALREAIQGQLAATR
- the ligA gene encoding NAD-dependent DNA ligase LigA — its product is MSPKERIDYLTQELHLHNHNYYTLNKSVISDYEFDQLLKELEQLESEHPELRHANSPTQRVGGTITKSFPTFRHTRPMLSLGNSYSMEDIVEFDTQVEKLAGGKPYSYLVEHKFDGVSLSLHYENGLLIRAVTRGDGVEGDEITHNARTIKSIPLQLISTDYPASVEVRGEVILRKSDFEKINETRLEEGLQPLNNPRNTTSGTLKKQDSSEVAERPLVFFAYYLEGDGLAMETDAVAMDLLEKWGFKLSGFHKVCQNIQEVEAYLGIWENQRHELDYEIDGIVIKVNERDLREEIGYTAKAPRWAIAYKYKAAAAVTRLNSVSFQVGRTGKVTPVANLEPVWLAGTTVKRASIHNADEIERLDLHEGDYVHVEKGGEIIPKITAVALEKRAPGAKPIVFVADCPECGTPLVRTEGDANHYCPNESGCPPMIKGKIVHFASRKAMNIDGLGIEIVNQLTDAGLIRNYADLYDLTYEKLIALDRFADLSVRNLLAGIEASKEIPFPKVLFGLGIRYVGETVAKKLARYFSSINELASADFERLAAVPDIGERIAESVVAFFQNPENKEIILRLQQSGLQLETAEKTGLSNKLNGKSFVISGVFSSRSREEIKQMIEDLGGEVKSALSSKTTYLLAGESAGPSKLSKAQQLNVTVISEDEFLNMI